Genomic DNA from Microbacterium sp. NC79:
GCGTAGCGGCTCATCGCGCCATGCAATGTTCGGGCTTGAAATGGTTCCGCGTTCGTGGTCAACGAATCCGGCAGCAGCGACACCCACCGCCGAGACCTGCGCGCCGTCGCTGAGCTCACGCACCAACTGCACAACGGCACCAACGATCTCGTCGGACGACGTCGAGGTCGCGACACGCGTCTGTCGATGCAGCGAACCGTCGCTCGCGACGAGTCCTGCCGCGATCTTGGTTCCGCCAATGTCGATACCGATCGTGAACACAACGCCCTTTCTCGCCTCCGACACTCGCGGGAGCCCTTGAAGTCTAGCGATCCACGGCGATCCAAGACGGAAGATGTCTGCGAGCCGGAATATGGCAAAAGCGGCGGAACCATAGGGAAAACCGGAGATTGCTGGAGTCACGATCATACTGAGTTTCAAAAATCATCGGACCCAGTTTCAGTGAAATGAGCGATTCCTCCCCTAGACTCAAGCGAGCACATCTGCCCGACACATCCGGTACCGAAGGAGTTGCCGTGGTCCAGTTCGAAGTACCTGCTATCGTCCCCGCAGACCCGCAGGCGAACATCACCGATCTACTCGTCGAACGCGTCAAGAAAACGCCGAATCGAGTCCTTTTTAGCGTCCCGGAAGGCGATGGTTGGCGAGATATTACCGCCGCTGCGTTCCAAGACCAGGTGATTGCCCTGGCCAAGGGATTTGTCGCCAACGGTATTGAGCCTGGCGACAAAGTGGGCTTTGCTGCCCGCACCACGTACGAGTGGACGCTCGTGGATTTCGGTCTCTTCTTTGCCGGCGCCGTCATGGTTCCGATCTACGAGACCAGCTCCCCTGCGCAGATCCAGTGGAACCTGGAAGACTCGGGTGCCGTCGCCGTCATTCTGGAATCGCCCGAGCACTTTGCCCGCTTTGACGAGGTTCGCGGCGACCTGCCGCTGATCCGTAAGACCTGGCAGCTGCACCTCGGCGACCTCGACAAGCTGGCCGAAGAAGGCAAGGACGTTGACGACGCTGAAATCGAGCGTCGTCGTAACATCGCCAATGCCGACGACATTGCCACGCTGATCTACACGTCAGGCTCGACGGGCAAGCCCAAGGGCTGTGTGCTCACGCACGCAAACTTTGTTGAGCTGTGCCGCAACGCAGGTAAGTCGCTTGCTGAGGTGCTGGAAATGCCCGGTGCTTCCACCGTGCTGTTCATCACCACGGCGCACGTGTTCGCGCGTTTCATCTCGATCCTGACGATTCACGCTGGTGTGCGCACCGGTCACGAACCGAACACGAAGAACCTTTTGCCTGCGTTGGGCTCGTTCAAGCCCACCTTCCTCCTCGCGGTTCCCCGCGTCTTCGAGAAGGTCTACAACTCGGCAGAGCAGAAGGCTGAAGCAGGCGGCAAGGGCAAGATCTTCCGGGCAGCCGCGGCTGCCGCTATCGAGCACTCCACCCTGCTCCAGGACGGCAAGAAGGTTCCGCTCGGTCTCAAGATCAAGTTCGCCATCTTCGACAAGCTCGTCTTCGCGAAGTTGCGCGCAGCTATGGGCGGCAACATTGCCTACGCGGTTTCTGGTTCCGCTCCCCTTGGCGCACGCCTCGGTCACTTCTTCCACAGCCTCGGCATCACAATCCTCGAGGGGTATGGTCTGACCGAGACGACGGCTCCTGCGACGGTGAACCAGGCTCGCAAGTCGAAGATTGGAACCGTGGGGCCGGTGCTCCCTGGCGTTGGAATTCGCCTGGGCGAAGACAACGAGATCGAAGTCCGCGGCATCAACGTATTCAAGGAATACTGGCGCAACCCGGAAGCCACGGCTGCGGCGTTCAACGATGGCTGGTTTAAGACCGGCGACCTCGGTTCGTTTGACAGCGAAGGCTTCCTCACGATCACCGGGCGCAAGAAGGAGATTCTGGTTACCGCGGGCGGAAAGAACGTCTCCCCCGCGACGCTGGAAGACCCGATTCGCGCGAACCCGATCGTGGGTCAGGTTGTCGTTGTCGGCGATCAGCGCCCGTTTATTGCAGCGCTCGTTACCCTTGACCCGGAAATGCTCCCGACGTGGCTGGAGAACAACGGGCTAAGCGCAACCATGTCGCTGGCTGAGGCGGCAACGAATGCAACGGTACGCGCCGAAGTTCAGCGCGCAATCGACCGCGCCAACAAGTCGGTCTCTCGTGCGGAGTCGATCCGTAAGTTCGTGATTCTGCCGATCGAATGGACGGAAGCGTCAGGCCACCTGACGCCGAAGATGTCGATTAAGCGTCACGTCATTACGGCTGACTTCAAAGACCAGATCGAGGCACTGTACTCGGAGCCGGTCGCGACGAACAACGTCTCGGTCGGATAGTTTCTCAACGAGTGAGGCCCTTCGGATTCTCGGATCCGAAGGGCCTCACTCGTTGTTCAAAGTGTCAGAACCAGTTGCTTTCGCGAACCTGCTTCATCGCAATTTTGCGGTTTTCAGGCGAGAGTCGTCGCAAGTACACCATGCCGTCAAGGTGATCAGTTTCGTGCTGGAGCGCCTGAGCCATCAGCCCGGTCCCTTCCAACACCACGCGGTTGCCATCAAGGTCAATTCCTTCAACGCGCGCGTACTCGCTACGCAGTGCGTCGTGCCAAAGACCCGGAACCGAAAGGCACCCTTCTCCCGTCGGCTGTGGTTCACCGCGGAGCTCAACAATGCGCGGATTCAATACGTAACCGATGTCGCCATCGATGTTGTAACTGAACGCGCGCAGGCTCACACCGATCTGCGGCGCTGCAACGCCAGCACGACCCGGAAGCTTGACCGTGTCGAGGAGATCCTGCACGAGCGCCCGAATACCGTCATCGATGTCGGTGATTTCCGCGCACGGCGTCGTCAATACCGGGTCGCCATACAGGCGGATTTCACGCACTGCCATGTCAGCTCGCGGGCTTGCGCAGCGCGTCAATAACCTTGGCCGCAAGCGTACGAGCAGCTTCGCGCGTCTCCGGCTGCAGGTCGCGGAAGGAAATAGCCGAACCCGTGGCGATCATCGGATCGTACGGAATGCTCACGACCTCGCGAACCCGCGTGCGGAAGTGCGATTCCAGCTCGTTGCGGTGGATAAGCGGCGTACCAACCGAGGCCTGGTTGAGGACCACGATCGCGTTCTGCGCCTGCTGCGCATACCCGTTTGTTTCCAGCCACGTGAGGGTCTCGGAAGCGAGCTTGGCTTCATCAACGCTGAGACCGGCGACAATGATGAGCTGGTCTGCCAGGTCGAGCGTCGCACCCATGACGGAGTGCACGATACCGGTTCCGGTATCGGTCAGCACGAGCGAGTAGTAGCGCGCCGTAACGTCGGCAACCGCACGGTAATCGTCGTCGCTGAACGCTTCGGAGACGCGCGGGTCAGAATCACTCGCCAAGACATCGAGGCGGGTTTCGTCGCGAGCCACGATGTCGGAGAGATCGTTGTAGCCACGGATATCGTTGCGGGCGCGAACCAGGTCGCGAACCGTCTTTGACGTCGGACGAGCGATACGCTCCGCGAGGGTTCCGCGGTCCGGGTTCGCGTCAACAGCGATCACGCGGTCGTCGCGAGCATCGGCGAGAGCCATTCCGAGAAGCGCAGTGACGGTCGTCTTTCCGACGCCACCCTTGCGGCTGAGGACGGGAACAAAACGGCTTCCGCCCGCAAGTGGTGCCGCGATCTGTGCGGTCAGCGCTTTACGTGCACGTGCGCGCTTGCTGTCGCCCAGGTTGATGCGCTTGCCTGTCATTGAGTAGACGAGGTGTCGCCATGCGCCCTCCGGCTCGGGCTTTGCGAGTTGCGAGCGGTCAAGCAAACGGTCGGCGGTCAGCAAATCGCTGGTCTCCCGCGACGCCGAGCTCAGATCGTCAAGGCGCTTGGACGTCATCGGGATTTCCTGTCGCGTCTTCACACGCTCAAGGTCGCGCGGATCACGCTTTGCCGTCGGATCAGCCGCACCAGTCACAGGGGTTTCCTCTTCCATATCGTTCATATCAGCGGCAGGTGCGTCATCGACATCCGCATCCTCCGCGAAAATCTCATCGGTCACATCCGATGCATCGCGCGCGGAATCCGCGCGCTCATTGTCCGTTTCATGGTCATCGGACTCGTCGTTGTCAGCGTCAGCGGAGTCGCCATCTGCGGCCGATTCCGGCAGCGTTGCCGCCGCGTCGGCTTCTTCCTCGAGCACAGGAGCCTCTTGCGTTGCCGCAGCTTCCTGCGCACGCTCAGCCTCCTCCACGAGACGAGCAGCCTCGGCCTCTTCAGCGAGACGAGCGGCCTCAGCCTCTTCCTCTGCCACTCGGGCGGCCTCAGCGGCAGCCTCTTCCTCAGCGACGCGAGCAGCCTCAGCTTCTTCTTCAGCGACGAGGGCGGCTTCAGCGGCAGCTTCCTCCTCAGCCACACGGGCGGCCTCAGCAGCAACCTCTTCCTCAGCGAGACGGGCGGCCTCAGCAGCTTCCTCAGCGAGACGCGCAGCCTCAGCGACGCGAGCAGCTTCCACTTCCTCCTCAGCCACACGGGCAGCCTCAGCGGCTTCCTCCTCCGCGACGCGAGCAGCCTCCGCAGCTGCGGCTTCCTCAGCGACGCGAGCGGCCTCAGCTTCTTCCTCCGCGACGCGAGCAGCTTCGGCGGCAGCTTCTTCTTCAGCCACACGAGCAGCCTCAGCAGCGGCCTCCTCCGCAGTGAGACGCTCAGCCTCAGCAGCAGCAGCTTCTTCTTCAGCGACGCGAGCAGCCTCAGCGGCAGCTTCTTCTTCAGCCACACGAGCAGCCTCAGCAGCCGCCTCCTCAGCAGCAGCTTCCTCCGCAGCGAGACGCGCAGCCTCAGCAGCGGCGGCTTCCTCAGCGACGCGAGCAGCTTCAGCTTCCTCCTCAGCCACACGCGCAGCCTCAGCGGCAGCTTCGTCGTCAGCGTCGTGAGCAGGCTCAGCGATCACCGTTTCCGCAGCGTCGTCGTCCTCGAGCTCGGCATCCTCGGCGTCTACGTCACTTTCGACGGACATACCTGAGTCGGTATCTTCCAGCTCGGCGATGACGACGTCTTCATCGTCTTCAGCGGCCGAAACAGCCGGCTCTGTCGCCTTGCGCTTACCGAGGCGGCCCTTGGACTTCTTTGCTGGTTCCGGAACCACCATCTCAGCGACTGGTTCGTCGAGGAGCGGCTCATGAGTAATGGCGGTGCCGGCCTCCGCGTCATCAATCGGAACCGTGGTTTCGATAATGACGTCAGCTGCATCGGAGGCCGACACCGGTGCGATTTCGGGGTTGAGAAGCGCGTCAAACAGAAGATGCACGTCGTCGACATCGTCATCAACGAGGTCGTCGTCGTCATCCGCC
This window encodes:
- a CDS encoding MinD/ParA family protein, whose amino-acid sequence is MDSNEEPENGVLAESSDIDTSSLGFLGGNTAQISVILPGTAADDDDDLVDDDVDDVHLLFDALLNPEIAPVSASDAADVIIETTVPIDDAEAGTAITHEPLLDEPVAEMVVPEPAKKSKGRLGKRKATEPAVSAAEDDEDVVIAELEDTDSGMSVESDVDAEDAELEDDDAAETVIAEPAHDADDEAAAEAARVAEEEAEAARVAEEAAAAEAARLAAEEAAAEEAAAEAARVAEEEAAAEAARVAEEEAAAAEAERLTAEEAAAEAARVAEEEAAAEAARVAEEEAEAARVAEEAAAAEAARVAEEEAAEAARVAEEEVEAARVAEAARLAEEAAEAARLAEEEVAAEAARVAEEEAAAEAALVAEEEAEAARVAEEEAAAEAARVAEEEAEAARLAEEAEAARLVEEAERAQEAAATQEAPVLEEEADAAATLPESAADGDSADADNDESDDHETDNERADSARDASDVTDEIFAEDADVDDAPAADMNDMEEETPVTGAADPTAKRDPRDLERVKTRQEIPMTSKRLDDLSSASRETSDLLTADRLLDRSQLAKPEPEGAWRHLVYSMTGKRINLGDSKRARARKALTAQIAAPLAGGSRFVPVLSRKGGVGKTTVTALLGMALADARDDRVIAVDANPDRGTLAERIARPTSKTVRDLVRARNDIRGYNDLSDIVARDETRLDVLASDSDPRVSEAFSDDDYRAVADVTARYYSLVLTDTGTGIVHSVMGATLDLADQLIIVAGLSVDEAKLASETLTWLETNGYAQQAQNAIVVLNQASVGTPLIHRNELESHFRTRVREVVSIPYDPMIATGSAISFRDLQPETREAARTLAAKVIDALRKPAS
- a CDS encoding long-chain fatty acid--CoA ligase codes for the protein MVQFEVPAIVPADPQANITDLLVERVKKTPNRVLFSVPEGDGWRDITAAAFQDQVIALAKGFVANGIEPGDKVGFAARTTYEWTLVDFGLFFAGAVMVPIYETSSPAQIQWNLEDSGAVAVILESPEHFARFDEVRGDLPLIRKTWQLHLGDLDKLAEEGKDVDDAEIERRRNIANADDIATLIYTSGSTGKPKGCVLTHANFVELCRNAGKSLAEVLEMPGASTVLFITTAHVFARFISILTIHAGVRTGHEPNTKNLLPALGSFKPTFLLAVPRVFEKVYNSAEQKAEAGGKGKIFRAAAAAAIEHSTLLQDGKKVPLGLKIKFAIFDKLVFAKLRAAMGGNIAYAVSGSAPLGARLGHFFHSLGITILEGYGLTETTAPATVNQARKSKIGTVGPVLPGVGIRLGEDNEIEVRGINVFKEYWRNPEATAAAFNDGWFKTGDLGSFDSEGFLTITGRKKEILVTAGGKNVSPATLEDPIRANPIVGQVVVVGDQRPFIAALVTLDPEMLPTWLENNGLSATMSLAEAATNATVRAEVQRAIDRANKSVSRAESIRKFVILPIEWTEASGHLTPKMSIKRHVITADFKDQIEALYSEPVATNNVSVG
- the def gene encoding peptide deformylase, whose protein sequence is MAVREIRLYGDPVLTTPCAEITDIDDGIRALVQDLLDTVKLPGRAGVAAPQIGVSLRAFSYNIDGDIGYVLNPRIVELRGEPQPTGEGCLSVPGLWHDALRSEYARVEGIDLDGNRVVLEGTGLMAQALQHETDHLDGMVYLRRLSPENRKIAMKQVRESNWF